A section of the Engraulis encrasicolus isolate BLACKSEA-1 chromosome 8, IST_EnEncr_1.0, whole genome shotgun sequence genome encodes:
- the LOC134454764 gene encoding uncharacterized protein LOC134454764 produces the protein MSSWAESDFPPPGQPALGSYTEPRSGQVYTMYHGTTREAAASIRRTGFKQSYRGMLGRGVYLSRDLQKASRYPLDLPENQRVVLKVSVYVGRVKKIDYQGHPMQKTWHDHGYDTAWCPPDCGMVKSGLEEDCVWDPDRIHIIEVIYPKSNLTFWMFAIVIMAVVILLFPELARTWNQRHLRCLNTISPTLHHLVKVIVKVNVGRVITIRKQGHPKQKTWHEHSYDTAWCPPGCGMVPSGLEEDCVWDPKMIEIIEVILPRCDNDGIWAAADWVGSSWLGSN, from the exons ATGTCATCGTGGGCCGAGAGTGATTTccctcccccaggccagcctgcCCTAGGCAGCTACACAGAGCCGCGCTCTGGCCAAGTCTACACCATGTACCACGGCACAACCAGAGAGGCTGCAGCCTCCATCCGGAGAACAGGCTTTAAGCAGTCGTATAGAGGCATGTTGGGGAGAGGAGTCTACCTCAGCCGGGATCTGCAGAAAGCCAGCCGCTACCCATTGGATCTACCTGAGAACCAAAGAGTTGTCCTGaaagtgtctgtgtatgttgggCGGGTGAAAAAGATTGACTATCAGGGTCACCCCATGCAGAAGACCTGGCATGACCACGGCTACGATACAGCTTGGTGCCCCCCTGACTGTGGCATGGTCAAGAGCGGTCTAGAGGAGGATTGTGTGTGGGATCCGGATAGAATTCACATCATTGAGGTTATCTATCCAAAATCCAACTTGACTTTCTGGATGTTTGCCATTGTGATAATGGCTGTTGTCATCTTGCTTTTTCCTGAACTTGCAAGGACATGGAACCAACGCCATTTACGAT gcctgaacACAATATCCCCCACACTGCACCACCT AGTGAAAGTGATAGTGAAAGTGAACGTGGGCAGGGTGATAACAATTCGCAAGCAGGGCCACCCCAAACAGAAGACCTGGCATGAGCACAGCTATGACACAGCCTGGTGCCCTCCTGGATGTGGCATGGTGCCCAGTGGGCTGGAGGAGGATTGTGTTTGGGATCCTAAAATGATTGAAATCATTGAGGTCATACTTCCCAGATGTGATAATGATGGCATTTGGGCAGCTGCAGACTGGGTGGGATCATCTTGGCTTGGCTCGAACTAA
- the LOC134453461 gene encoding uncharacterized protein LOC134453461, with the protein MEFKEILSCYLMTSSGDGPQEKSHGSYLHDKVLQFLIQQEAKIVQLDLQNKKLQEELSNSRGSQLVIAEESQQQRATISRLQKQNDDKEETIKRLTRQLAQYPRPNDMVIIEIEPESRPIKSRDRRAQGELTALQNKISEMENREMSYKATIASLEDTAHKRLIKTSRLQRALNEKRAEVFSLHHRLIEYVDWVAELRGAPFIPLPSYLPNQKPPHKRVRDSWRKMWARTCLHMIPEESQTTSLY; encoded by the exons ATGGAATTTAAAGAAATTCTGTCGTGTTATTTGATGACTTCTTCTGGCGAC GGTCCACAGGAGAAAAGTCATG gcTCTTATCTGCATGACAAAGTGCTCCAGTTCCTCATACAGCAGGAGGCCAAGATTGTTCAGCTGGACTTGCAG AATAAGAAGCTGCAGGAAGAGCTGAGCAATTCCAGGGGCTCCCAGCTTGTCATAGCGGAGGAAAGTCAACAACAGAGGGCCACCATCTCCAGGCTACAAAAACAAAATGATGACAAAGAGGAGACCATCAAACGTCTCACCAGGCAACTGGCGCAATACCCAAGACCTAATGACATG GTGATCATTGAAATTGAGCCTGAGAGCCGTCCTATTAAGTCCAGAGATAGAAGAGCACAGGGTGAACTCACAGCTCTTCAGAACAAAATCTCTGAGATGGAGAACAGGGAGATGTCCTACAAGGCCACC ATTGCCTCACTGGAAGACACCGCTCACAAGAGACTG ATCAAGACCTCAAGGTTACAGAGAGCGCTGAATGAGAAACGGGCCGAGGTCTTCTCCCTCCATCACAG ACTCATAGAGTACGTGGACTGGGTGGCCGAGCTCAGGGGAGCACCCTTTATCCCCCTGCCTTCTTACCTCCCTAACCAGAAGCCGCCCCACAAGCGAG TGAGAGACAGCTGGAGGAAGATGTGGGCCAGGACTTGCCTTCACATG ATTCCTGAGGAGAGCCAGACCACCTCCCTGTACTGA